In Caldicellulosiruptor morganii, the following proteins share a genomic window:
- a CDS encoding DUF4160 domain-containing protein yields the protein MPEISLFYDIRITMYYDDYNPPHFHATYAGFEAEIDILNARVIRGFLPKRQLKLVLAWAEIHKDELMQNWELAEDHKPLMRINPLM from the coding sequence ATGCCGGAAATATCCCTCTTTTATGATATAAGAATTACAATGTATTATGATGATTATAACCCCCCTCATTTTCACGCAACATATGCTGGATTTGAAGCAGAAATCGATATTTTAAATGCAAGGGTTATAAGAGGATTTCTGCCAAAAAGACAGCTAAAACTTGTACTGGCCTGGGCAGAAATTCACAAAGATGAGCTTATGCAAAACTGGGAACTTGCAGAAGACCACAAGCCACTGATGAGAATTAATCCATTGATGTAA